The genomic DNA CGGCACCCAAAAGGCTAGGAATAGATGAGAAATCAAGTAAATCAGGACATCCAATTGACCAGAGAAGAAGTCAAAGTTGCAAACGGTTGGCTCTTCGGCTTCATCTTCCCCGAGGCGAACTTCGGTGGTGGCAAACAGGGAGAGATACTGGTCTTTAAGACTGACCTGAAGAGGCTTAGGAAGCAGGTAAATCCCAAAGGGCAGGAGAATATGATCGTTGACATGTTCACCAATTTCAAGATTTTGGAGACGATCTCGATGCTCGTAAAGCAATTGGGGGGTCGCTGCTCCAGCACAGAGGAGAAGTTTGGTGTGGTTACCCAATAAGTGGGTTTTAAGGTCTCCTGTTTCTAGGTTCTCGATGGTAATTGCTGAACAACGTAGGTCTTCATCATCTGCTGCTTCGAGCTGCAGATGAGTCACTTTCCGTTGAGTCACATAGTCCAATCGAGGGTTGTCAGACCAGTGCAGAAGGGAGATCCCACTATGGGTCCGTTGACCAAATTCATTGAACTGAGTGGGAAAGATGTGGATCTGTTTGTCTTGATCGTCTGGATAGACGGGGATATGCCCACTATTATCTTTGTTGATAGTGAATTGCTGGGCTTCTAATTTTGCTTTGACATACTCAGCCGCTGGCGTCAGTGTCCGGTTCGGATCTGTCCGTTCGAAGGCTTGTGATAGTTCTGCTTTTCTATCTGTCCAATAATCTGGATCATGCCCAAGATGCTCACTCAGCCACTGGGATGATTCAAAGATCATGGTGTAGTTGATGGAGCCACCCCCTCCCATTGTGCAGGCTCGACCGGAAAGGATGGGGGTTCCATCGGGGGTTTGAGCGTTGTGAAGTTTGAAGATATTGGCTTCAGAATAGGATTGGGTCCAGTTCCGTTGGTGGGAGATATCACTGGTTTCAAAGAAGTTCTCGCCTTCTTCTATAACCAAAACGTTTCCCTGAGTTGAACAGGCGAGGTATTGATGCAGAAACGCACAGGCTCCATTGCCAGATCCCACGACAATATAGTCATATTGCTCAGAATTCGGACAGTCGGCTAGCTTTGGCATTGCTGCACCCCAATGGCTTGTATACGTTGCGAAATTTGAGCGGGCTTCTCTGGACTTTAAATTGTGGTTGAGTCGGCTCCCATAAAGCCAACCTTGATTCCAGCTCCCTTCAATGTCTCTATCGCTCTGCTATGGATGAAAAGCAATAGCAATAGACCCAGCACAGATAGGAACAAACCCAATATCAATACAACGATTCCGACTATCGGAAACTTCAGGGCTTTTCCACGGTAAATGATGGTCACGATTTAAAAGAGGGCTGCACAGCTATAGATGCCCAGAAGATGGCTTCCCCCTCTAGGGTGAGCCGAGCAAGATTGGCTGCGATCGCCGCAAGAATCGACCATAGGAGGAGTTTGTGGTACCTAGCAATGTTGCGGAGTTCTGAACGGGTAAATGTTTTACTCATCAGCTCGATCCACGATCTGGTTAGTGCGGCACTACTGAGTTATCAACACTATGGTCGTAATTTACGCATGGTCCTAAGATCAAACCTTTGCCCACGGGACTGTTAAAAATAGCCCAACCATTTGATACCTAAGGCCTCGCTGGCGTTACGGCTCCTAGCAGGCCTGAAATGCCTGGTGCGATGTAGAAAGCTGAGTGTGAAAGGAGGAATCAACTTCTATTCAATGAGTGGAAAATAGTCTCTGACTCCGGTCACTCTATGCCAAGGCGGGGGTGATACTATTTGATATCTCCCAGGCCAATGCGATACAGGGGCATCTCTTTCAAGAGAGGGACAGTGAGAAAGCGATCGCGCTGATGCGGACTGTAGATCAACTCAATCGTCTATATGGTCGTAGGGCTGTCTTCTTTGCGAGCGAGGGTTGCACTCAGCAGTGGGCGATGAAGCGGCAGCGGTGTACTCAGGCATATACAACGCGATGGGATGAGTTGCCGGTGGTGCGGTGATCGACAGTGAATGCTAACTGAAGAAGCATTCGACACACACAGAAATCATCCATTTCTCACTTACTAATCGATGCATAGGTCAGTGGCAAGCAGAGTTAAATAAACATCAGAAACATTTCATCTTTCCTGAAATACAGGGCGGTACTTTTCTTTGAGTGCTCATGTCATCTCAAGGAATGTTGACACCTAACATATTGAGTACTCAATACAGAACCACAAAGATTAATTAATATATTCCGTACCATCCATCCATTATCCGTTTTCTAAATAATATACCTACGTCATTCAATCAGAATATAAATGCTTTGAAAATTTAAAAATAAGCACTTTGTAAATTCTATTCGCATACATCTATTCCAGAAGTAAATCGTGTTTGGCACAAATATTTAAGAGACATAAATTACTCTTTGTTACGGGATTCAGATTTATTCAGATCTTTGCATTTCATCCCAGTATAGTAGCGGAGATATCTGTAATGCTCTGCTTGAATTAGTCATATATTTGGAACTGCTATGACAGACTCTAATACTGCTCAAGAAGCTCAGTCTCAGCAATACGAGTATCGGTACGACGCCTTTAAAAATATTTCACCTAAGTTGATATATCCAATGGCAGTGAAA from Acaryochloris thomasi RCC1774 includes the following:
- a CDS encoding GMC oxidoreductase — its product is MPKLADCPNSEQYDYIVVGSGNGACAFLHQYLACSTQGNVLVIEEGENFFETSDISHQRNWTQSYSEANIFKLHNAQTPDGTPILSGRACTMGGGGSINYTMIFESSQWLSEHLGHDPDYWTDRKAELSQAFERTDPNRTLTPAAEYVKAKLEAQQFTINKDNSGHIPVYPDDQDKQIHIFPTQFNEFGQRTHSGISLLHWSDNPRLDYVTQRKVTHLQLEAADDEDLRCSAITIENLETGDLKTHLLGNHTKLLLCAGAATPQLLYEHRDRLQNLEIGEHVNDHILLPFGIYLLPKPLQVSLKDQYLSLFATTEVRLGEDEAEEPTVCNFDFFSGQLDVLIYLISHLFLAFWVPNWLKVLMIGNPRVFQQLKDVSRWLIARLNGLDDLLWSLRHPTQMGQHQWNLISAIVKFNIVREGFYQPSDGKTDPPSDKSKLYEVILRCFQASPLQDDPDYRIARTALINQIPLVESLGAKPHPFFQFLIRLFTRMPYSKLQVDDYIQHYSRNDLLTEQHLSGGCVFGKALNRGEESAHDTGKVIGSQNIYVADLSAAPLPRVSPQMTAYLIGHHVATQHCQRV
- a CDS encoding DUF4113 domain-containing protein, translated to MILFDISQANAIQGHLFQERDSEKAIALMRTVDQLNRLYGRRAVFFASEGCTQQWAMKRQRCTQAYTTRWDELPVVR